One part of the Pieris napi chromosome 4, ilPieNapi1.2, whole genome shotgun sequence genome encodes these proteins:
- the LOC125049163 gene encoding glutathione hydrolase 1 proenzyme-like isoform X3, producing the protein MTIQRMTITEGRNVTARNCCARSAKLKTKVTIAGLLVLVILSALGGYFVAKFDYKRDTIPELVDPVEPFPPSSSWLHTFKRAAVCTDSPTCSDIGRHILSINGSAVDATVAAMFCNGLQNQQSMGLGGGFFMTVYIKEEEKAYTVMARETAPAAATVDMFHGNADKAKKGGLAVGVPGELRGMWVAHQRWGNLPWKDLIKPTLEFCKYGFEITGPNYEGLGSASYVKHDRHLRKTYVNKDNQFHKPGTVVKPSEAWCRTLEVIAEKGGDELYNGSLSVDFLEDLKEAGSIITAEDLQNYEAKIIEPLAVPLSQGDILFTPPPPSSGVILVNILNILSGYNFTAESINGTDNTVLTYHRIIEAFKYAYSTRTKLGDMDFLNLEELIANVTSPEYGAEIRNLVNDTITSNSTTHYGAEEYQKNDAGTAHISVIGYNGDAVSLTSSINYFYGAGFTTNRTGILMNNVMDDFSSPGITNYFGIRPSPANFIKPGKRPLSSMCPSIIVDQGGNAKIVIGASGGTKITTSVALVAIRTLWLGQTIKEAVDAPRIHHQIFPMEVAYQYGVTVDILKGLRRKGHALRRYEGRGSIVCGLYRNKTAIYGNADYRKGGNVAGMD; encoded by the exons ATCGGCCAAGCTAAAGACTAAAGTGACCATCGCCGGATTGCTAGTCCTTGTCATTTTATCAGCTTTGGGTGGTTATTTCGTCGCTAAATTTGATTACAAAAGAGATACGATACCCGAACTTGTGGATCCTGTTGAGCCCTTCCCGCCTTCATCATCATGGCTTCATACATTCAAGAGAGCGGCTGTCTGCACAGATTCTCCAACATGTTCCGATATTGGGAG gCACATCCTTTCCATCAACGGCTCAGCGGTCGATGCAACCGTCGCAGCGATGTTCTGCAACGGTCTACAGAACCAGCAAAGTATGGGCCTGGGCGGAGGTTTCTTCATGACAGTATACATCAAGGAAGAGGAAAAGGCATACACTGTGATGGCGCGAGAGACGGCACCAGCGGCTGCGACAGTGGACATGTTCCATGGCAATGCTGATAAGGCTAAGAAag GAGGCCTTGCAGTTGGAGTCCCGGGAGAGTTACGTGGAATGTGGGTTGCGCACCAGCGGTGGGGAAATCTGCCTTGGAAAGATCTAATCAAACCCACACTGGAGTTCTGCAAATACGGCTTCGAAATAACCGGTCCCAATTACGAAGGCCTCGGAAGTGCTTCTTACGTCAAACACGATCGTCATTTAAG aAAGACATATGTGAACAAGGACAATCAGTTCCACAAGCCGGGCACAGTGGTAAAGCCAAGCGAGGCCTGGTGCAGAACTTTGGAAGTCATCGCTGAGAAAGGCGGAGATGAGCTGTACAATGGCAGTCTCTCTGTGGACTTCCTTGAGGATCTGAAGGAAGCTGGCAGTATCATCACAGCTGAGGACCTTCAGAACTATGA AGCAAAAATAATTGAACCACTCGCTGTACCACTCAGTCAAGGAGACATCCTCTTCACCCCACCACCGCCAAGCAGTGGTGTGATTCTAGTCAATATCCTGAACATCTTGAGCGGATACAATTTTACCGCAGAAAGTATTAATGGCACAGATAATACAGTCCTAACGTACCATAGAATAATAGAAGCTTTTAAATACGCCTATTCAACGAGAACGAAACTAGGGGACATGgattttttgaatttggaagag CTTATAGCTAATGTGACGTCTCCAGAATATGGAGCCGAAATCCGCAACTTAGTTAACGATACTATAACCAGCAACAGCACAACCCATTATGGCGCTGAGGAATATCAGAAAAATGATGCCGGAACAGCTCACATTTCCGTCATTGGGTATAATGGCGACGCTGTATCATTAACAAGCTCCATCAATTACTT TTATGGTGCTGGCTTCACAACGAACAGAACAGGTATACTGATGAACAACGTCATGGATGATTTCTCATCACCAGGCATCACCAACTACTTCGGCATTAGGCCGTCACCCGCCAACTTTATAAAACCTGGAAAGCGACCATTATCTTCCATGTGCCCAAGTATTATTGTGGACCAAGGTGGTAACGCAAAGATAGTGATTGGCGCCTCTGGTGGAACTAAGATTACCACCTCTGTTGCTTTG GTTGCGATCCGCACACTATGGCTCGGTCAAACGATAAAAGAAGCAGTTGATGCACCTCGAATTCACCATCAGATATTCCCAATGGAGGTGGCATATCAATATGGTGTTACGGTG gaTATACTAAAAGGCCTGAGACGTAAAGGTCACGCTTTAAGAAGATACGAGGGTAGAGGGTCCATTGTATGCGGCCTCTACAGAAACAAAACTGCTATCTATGGTAATGCAGACTATAGAAAAGGCGGGAACGTTGCTGGCATGGactaa
- the LOC125049163 gene encoding glutathione hydrolase 1 proenzyme-like isoform X4, whose translation MFTVAVLTIDRHILSINGSAVDATVAAMFCNGLQNQQSMGLGGGFFMTVYIKEEEKAYTVMARETAPAAATVDMFHGNADKAKKGGLAVGVPGELRGMWVAHQRWGNLPWKDLIKPTLEFCKYGFEITGPNYEGLGSASYVKHDRHLRKTYVNKDNQFHKPGTVVKPSEAWCRTLEVIAEKGGDELYNGSLSVDFLEDLKEAGSIITAEDLQNYEAKIIEPLAVPLSQGDILFTPPPPSSGVILVNILNILSGYNFTAESINGTDNTVLTYHRIIEAFKYAYSTRTKLGDMDFLNLEELIANVTSPEYGAEIRNLVNDTITSNSTTHYGAEEYQKNDAGTAHISVIGYNGDAVSLTSSINYFYGAGFTTNRTGILMNNVMDDFSSPGITNYFGIRPSPANFIKPGKRPLSSMCPSIIVDQGGNAKIVIGASGGTKITTSVALVAIRTLWLGQTIKEAVDAPRIHHQIFPMEVAYQYGVTVDILKGLRRKGHALRRYEGRGSIVCGLYRNKTAIYGNADYRKGGNVAGMD comes from the exons ATGTTTACTGTAGCAGTATTGACTATTGACAG gCACATCCTTTCCATCAACGGCTCAGCGGTCGATGCAACCGTCGCAGCGATGTTCTGCAACGGTCTACAGAACCAGCAAAGTATGGGCCTGGGCGGAGGTTTCTTCATGACAGTATACATCAAGGAAGAGGAAAAGGCATACACTGTGATGGCGCGAGAGACGGCACCAGCGGCTGCGACAGTGGACATGTTCCATGGCAATGCTGATAAGGCTAAGAAag GAGGCCTTGCAGTTGGAGTCCCGGGAGAGTTACGTGGAATGTGGGTTGCGCACCAGCGGTGGGGAAATCTGCCTTGGAAAGATCTAATCAAACCCACACTGGAGTTCTGCAAATACGGCTTCGAAATAACCGGTCCCAATTACGAAGGCCTCGGAAGTGCTTCTTACGTCAAACACGATCGTCATTTAAG aAAGACATATGTGAACAAGGACAATCAGTTCCACAAGCCGGGCACAGTGGTAAAGCCAAGCGAGGCCTGGTGCAGAACTTTGGAAGTCATCGCTGAGAAAGGCGGAGATGAGCTGTACAATGGCAGTCTCTCTGTGGACTTCCTTGAGGATCTGAAGGAAGCTGGCAGTATCATCACAGCTGAGGACCTTCAGAACTATGA AGCAAAAATAATTGAACCACTCGCTGTACCACTCAGTCAAGGAGACATCCTCTTCACCCCACCACCGCCAAGCAGTGGTGTGATTCTAGTCAATATCCTGAACATCTTGAGCGGATACAATTTTACCGCAGAAAGTATTAATGGCACAGATAATACAGTCCTAACGTACCATAGAATAATAGAAGCTTTTAAATACGCCTATTCAACGAGAACGAAACTAGGGGACATGgattttttgaatttggaagag CTTATAGCTAATGTGACGTCTCCAGAATATGGAGCCGAAATCCGCAACTTAGTTAACGATACTATAACCAGCAACAGCACAACCCATTATGGCGCTGAGGAATATCAGAAAAATGATGCCGGAACAGCTCACATTTCCGTCATTGGGTATAATGGCGACGCTGTATCATTAACAAGCTCCATCAATTACTT TTATGGTGCTGGCTTCACAACGAACAGAACAGGTATACTGATGAACAACGTCATGGATGATTTCTCATCACCAGGCATCACCAACTACTTCGGCATTAGGCCGTCACCCGCCAACTTTATAAAACCTGGAAAGCGACCATTATCTTCCATGTGCCCAAGTATTATTGTGGACCAAGGTGGTAACGCAAAGATAGTGATTGGCGCCTCTGGTGGAACTAAGATTACCACCTCTGTTGCTTTG GTTGCGATCCGCACACTATGGCTCGGTCAAACGATAAAAGAAGCAGTTGATGCACCTCGAATTCACCATCAGATATTCCCAATGGAGGTGGCATATCAATATGGTGTTACGGTG gaTATACTAAAAGGCCTGAGACGTAAAGGTCACGCTTTAAGAAGATACGAGGGTAGAGGGTCCATTGTATGCGGCCTCTACAGAAACAAAACTGCTATCTATGGTAATGCAGACTATAGAAAAGGCGGGAACGTTGCTGGCATGGactaa
- the LOC125049163 gene encoding glutathione hydrolase 1 proenzyme-like isoform X2, whose translation MSDKQLIKQSSLHKPNGVKRKTGHVLIQLPESHKRRSAKLKTKVTIAGLLVLVILSALGGYFVAKFDYKRDTIPELVDPVEPFPPSSSWLHTFKRAAVCTDSPTCSDIGRHILSINGSAVDATVAAMFCNGLQNQQSMGLGGGFFMTVYIKEEEKAYTVMARETAPAAATVDMFHGNADKAKKGGLAVGVPGELRGMWVAHQRWGNLPWKDLIKPTLEFCKYGFEITGPNYEGLGSASYVKHDRHLRKTYVNKDNQFHKPGTVVKPSEAWCRTLEVIAEKGGDELYNGSLSVDFLEDLKEAGSIITAEDLQNYEAKIIEPLAVPLSQGDILFTPPPPSSGVILVNILNILSGYNFTAESINGTDNTVLTYHRIIEAFKYAYSTRTKLGDMDFLNLEELIANVTSPEYGAEIRNLVNDTITSNSTTHYGAEEYQKNDAGTAHISVIGYNGDAVSLTSSINYFYGAGFTTNRTGILMNNVMDDFSSPGITNYFGIRPSPANFIKPGKRPLSSMCPSIIVDQGGNAKIVIGASGGTKITTSVALVAIRTLWLGQTIKEAVDAPRIHHQIFPMEVAYQYGVTVDILKGLRRKGHALRRYEGRGSIVCGLYRNKTAIYGNADYRKGGNVAGMD comes from the exons ATCGGCCAAGCTAAAGACTAAAGTGACCATCGCCGGATTGCTAGTCCTTGTCATTTTATCAGCTTTGGGTGGTTATTTCGTCGCTAAATTTGATTACAAAAGAGATACGATACCCGAACTTGTGGATCCTGTTGAGCCCTTCCCGCCTTCATCATCATGGCTTCATACATTCAAGAGAGCGGCTGTCTGCACAGATTCTCCAACATGTTCCGATATTGGGAG gCACATCCTTTCCATCAACGGCTCAGCGGTCGATGCAACCGTCGCAGCGATGTTCTGCAACGGTCTACAGAACCAGCAAAGTATGGGCCTGGGCGGAGGTTTCTTCATGACAGTATACATCAAGGAAGAGGAAAAGGCATACACTGTGATGGCGCGAGAGACGGCACCAGCGGCTGCGACAGTGGACATGTTCCATGGCAATGCTGATAAGGCTAAGAAag GAGGCCTTGCAGTTGGAGTCCCGGGAGAGTTACGTGGAATGTGGGTTGCGCACCAGCGGTGGGGAAATCTGCCTTGGAAAGATCTAATCAAACCCACACTGGAGTTCTGCAAATACGGCTTCGAAATAACCGGTCCCAATTACGAAGGCCTCGGAAGTGCTTCTTACGTCAAACACGATCGTCATTTAAG aAAGACATATGTGAACAAGGACAATCAGTTCCACAAGCCGGGCACAGTGGTAAAGCCAAGCGAGGCCTGGTGCAGAACTTTGGAAGTCATCGCTGAGAAAGGCGGAGATGAGCTGTACAATGGCAGTCTCTCTGTGGACTTCCTTGAGGATCTGAAGGAAGCTGGCAGTATCATCACAGCTGAGGACCTTCAGAACTATGA AGCAAAAATAATTGAACCACTCGCTGTACCACTCAGTCAAGGAGACATCCTCTTCACCCCACCACCGCCAAGCAGTGGTGTGATTCTAGTCAATATCCTGAACATCTTGAGCGGATACAATTTTACCGCAGAAAGTATTAATGGCACAGATAATACAGTCCTAACGTACCATAGAATAATAGAAGCTTTTAAATACGCCTATTCAACGAGAACGAAACTAGGGGACATGgattttttgaatttggaagag CTTATAGCTAATGTGACGTCTCCAGAATATGGAGCCGAAATCCGCAACTTAGTTAACGATACTATAACCAGCAACAGCACAACCCATTATGGCGCTGAGGAATATCAGAAAAATGATGCCGGAACAGCTCACATTTCCGTCATTGGGTATAATGGCGACGCTGTATCATTAACAAGCTCCATCAATTACTT TTATGGTGCTGGCTTCACAACGAACAGAACAGGTATACTGATGAACAACGTCATGGATGATTTCTCATCACCAGGCATCACCAACTACTTCGGCATTAGGCCGTCACCCGCCAACTTTATAAAACCTGGAAAGCGACCATTATCTTCCATGTGCCCAAGTATTATTGTGGACCAAGGTGGTAACGCAAAGATAGTGATTGGCGCCTCTGGTGGAACTAAGATTACCACCTCTGTTGCTTTG GTTGCGATCCGCACACTATGGCTCGGTCAAACGATAAAAGAAGCAGTTGATGCACCTCGAATTCACCATCAGATATTCCCAATGGAGGTGGCATATCAATATGGTGTTACGGTG gaTATACTAAAAGGCCTGAGACGTAAAGGTCACGCTTTAAGAAGATACGAGGGTAGAGGGTCCATTGTATGCGGCCTCTACAGAAACAAAACTGCTATCTATGGTAATGCAGACTATAGAAAAGGCGGGAACGTTGCTGGCATGGactaa
- the LOC125049164 gene encoding nuclear protein 1, protein MSEAFFDEYDYYNFDHDKHIFSGHSGKQRTKKEVSEHTNHFDPSGHSRKIVTKLINTENNKKSTNKH, encoded by the coding sequence atgtctgAAGCATTCTTTGATGAGTACGACTACTACAACTTTGATCACGACAAGCACATTTTCTCTGGACACAGCGGCAAACAAAGGACAAAGAAGGAGGTGAGCGAGCACACGAACCACTTCGATCCGTCCGGTCATTCCAGAAAGATCGTGACGAAACTCATTAACacagaaaacaataaaaagtcAACGAACAAACACTAG
- the LOC125049163 gene encoding glutathione hydrolase 1 proenzyme-like isoform X1, translating to MEQTFRSGLYRRNFLSAPIDDIAIDDPIRLVSPINRFAILQGNFRNNNVHFFVSAKLKTKVTIAGLLVLVILSALGGYFVAKFDYKRDTIPELVDPVEPFPPSSSWLHTFKRAAVCTDSPTCSDIGRHILSINGSAVDATVAAMFCNGLQNQQSMGLGGGFFMTVYIKEEEKAYTVMARETAPAAATVDMFHGNADKAKKGGLAVGVPGELRGMWVAHQRWGNLPWKDLIKPTLEFCKYGFEITGPNYEGLGSASYVKHDRHLRKTYVNKDNQFHKPGTVVKPSEAWCRTLEVIAEKGGDELYNGSLSVDFLEDLKEAGSIITAEDLQNYEAKIIEPLAVPLSQGDILFTPPPPSSGVILVNILNILSGYNFTAESINGTDNTVLTYHRIIEAFKYAYSTRTKLGDMDFLNLEELIANVTSPEYGAEIRNLVNDTITSNSTTHYGAEEYQKNDAGTAHISVIGYNGDAVSLTSSINYFYGAGFTTNRTGILMNNVMDDFSSPGITNYFGIRPSPANFIKPGKRPLSSMCPSIIVDQGGNAKIVIGASGGTKITTSVALVAIRTLWLGQTIKEAVDAPRIHHQIFPMEVAYQYGVTVDILKGLRRKGHALRRYEGRGSIVCGLYRNKTAIYGNADYRKGGNVAGMD from the exons atggaGCAAACATTTCGGAGTGGGCTTTATAGACGAAATTTCCTAAGTGCTCCTATTGATGACATAGCGATCGATGATCCCATTCGACTTGTTTCACCTATTAATAGATTTGCTATATTGCAAGGGAATTTTAGAAACAACAATGTGCACTTTTTCGT ATCGGCCAAGCTAAAGACTAAAGTGACCATCGCCGGATTGCTAGTCCTTGTCATTTTATCAGCTTTGGGTGGTTATTTCGTCGCTAAATTTGATTACAAAAGAGATACGATACCCGAACTTGTGGATCCTGTTGAGCCCTTCCCGCCTTCATCATCATGGCTTCATACATTCAAGAGAGCGGCTGTCTGCACAGATTCTCCAACATGTTCCGATATTGGGAG gCACATCCTTTCCATCAACGGCTCAGCGGTCGATGCAACCGTCGCAGCGATGTTCTGCAACGGTCTACAGAACCAGCAAAGTATGGGCCTGGGCGGAGGTTTCTTCATGACAGTATACATCAAGGAAGAGGAAAAGGCATACACTGTGATGGCGCGAGAGACGGCACCAGCGGCTGCGACAGTGGACATGTTCCATGGCAATGCTGATAAGGCTAAGAAag GAGGCCTTGCAGTTGGAGTCCCGGGAGAGTTACGTGGAATGTGGGTTGCGCACCAGCGGTGGGGAAATCTGCCTTGGAAAGATCTAATCAAACCCACACTGGAGTTCTGCAAATACGGCTTCGAAATAACCGGTCCCAATTACGAAGGCCTCGGAAGTGCTTCTTACGTCAAACACGATCGTCATTTAAG aAAGACATATGTGAACAAGGACAATCAGTTCCACAAGCCGGGCACAGTGGTAAAGCCAAGCGAGGCCTGGTGCAGAACTTTGGAAGTCATCGCTGAGAAAGGCGGAGATGAGCTGTACAATGGCAGTCTCTCTGTGGACTTCCTTGAGGATCTGAAGGAAGCTGGCAGTATCATCACAGCTGAGGACCTTCAGAACTATGA AGCAAAAATAATTGAACCACTCGCTGTACCACTCAGTCAAGGAGACATCCTCTTCACCCCACCACCGCCAAGCAGTGGTGTGATTCTAGTCAATATCCTGAACATCTTGAGCGGATACAATTTTACCGCAGAAAGTATTAATGGCACAGATAATACAGTCCTAACGTACCATAGAATAATAGAAGCTTTTAAATACGCCTATTCAACGAGAACGAAACTAGGGGACATGgattttttgaatttggaagag CTTATAGCTAATGTGACGTCTCCAGAATATGGAGCCGAAATCCGCAACTTAGTTAACGATACTATAACCAGCAACAGCACAACCCATTATGGCGCTGAGGAATATCAGAAAAATGATGCCGGAACAGCTCACATTTCCGTCATTGGGTATAATGGCGACGCTGTATCATTAACAAGCTCCATCAATTACTT TTATGGTGCTGGCTTCACAACGAACAGAACAGGTATACTGATGAACAACGTCATGGATGATTTCTCATCACCAGGCATCACCAACTACTTCGGCATTAGGCCGTCACCCGCCAACTTTATAAAACCTGGAAAGCGACCATTATCTTCCATGTGCCCAAGTATTATTGTGGACCAAGGTGGTAACGCAAAGATAGTGATTGGCGCCTCTGGTGGAACTAAGATTACCACCTCTGTTGCTTTG GTTGCGATCCGCACACTATGGCTCGGTCAAACGATAAAAGAAGCAGTTGATGCACCTCGAATTCACCATCAGATATTCCCAATGGAGGTGGCATATCAATATGGTGTTACGGTG gaTATACTAAAAGGCCTGAGACGTAAAGGTCACGCTTTAAGAAGATACGAGGGTAGAGGGTCCATTGTATGCGGCCTCTACAGAAACAAAACTGCTATCTATGGTAATGCAGACTATAGAAAAGGCGGGAACGTTGCTGGCATGGactaa